The proteins below are encoded in one region of Tiliqua scincoides isolate rTilSci1 chromosome 7, rTilSci1.hap2, whole genome shotgun sequence:
- the ARL1 gene encoding ADP-ribosylation factor-like protein 1, translated as MGGFFSTIFSSLFGTREMRILILGLDGAGKTTILYRLQVGEVVTTIPTIGFNVETVTYKNLKFQVWDLGGQTSIRPYWRCYYSNTDAVIYVVDSCDRDRIGISKSELVAMLEEEELKKAILVVFANKQDMEQAMTPTEMANALGLPALKDRKWQIFKTSATKGTGLDEAMEWLVETLKSRQ; from the exons ATGG gtgggtttttttcaaccattttttCCAGTTTATTTGGTACCCGGGAGATGAGAATTTTAATCCTGGGATTAGACGGAGCAGGAAAGACAACAATTCTCTACAGGTTACAAGTTGGAGAAGTGGTGACTACCATTCCTA CAATTGGTTTCAATGTTGAGACAGTAACCTACAAGAATCTGAAGTTTCAAGTCTGGGATCTGGGAGGACAGACAAGCATCAG GCCATATTGGCGTTGTTACTATTCCAATACAGATGCAGTTATCTATGTTGTAGACAGCTGTGATAGAGACAGAATTGGAATTTCAAAGTCTGAGCTTGTTGCCATGTTGGAG GAAGAGGAATTAAAAAAAGCCATTTTAGTGGTTTTTGCAAATAAACAAGATATGGAACAGGCTATGACTCCCACAGAAATGGCAAATGCACTTGGACTCCCAGCTCTGAAGGATCGGAAGTGGCAGATATTCAAAACATCTGCAACCAAAGGCACTGGACTTGATGAAGCAATGGAGTG GTTGGTGGAGACCTTGAAGAGCAGACAGTGA